In one Corallococcus sp. EGB genomic region, the following are encoded:
- the add gene encoding adenosine deaminase → MVRDLIDLHIHVGGAVAPHILWSIAHQQGFKLPVKNYFDFVELITSRPGKVGSLDDYLKILHTWTEKIQSSPSAIERSVYEVIGKEYRGSRVTQIELRFNPMKRNLSSELDLDHIIHAALRGMDRAVLEYGVKVGLIFCLAREFDHKLNSIIVEKAIKYRSRGVYGIDLAGTERDAMEHKPSLAEYEDLYARARKAGLKCTVHTGETAGTGANGLMAVVEKLKPNRIGHGIRAAYDESAMKVLRENNITLELCPTSNIHTKAVEDLQELKHIMQTFWDRKVKFTINTDGPYLLETDMRREIEIVESNGLLTTEQVDQALAWAREASFIPG, encoded by the coding sequence ATGGTTCGCGACCTCATTGACCTCCACATCCACGTGGGTGGCGCGGTGGCCCCGCACATCCTGTGGTCCATCGCCCACCAGCAGGGCTTCAAGCTCCCCGTCAAGAACTACTTCGACTTCGTCGAGCTCATCACCTCCCGCCCGGGCAAGGTGGGCAGCCTCGACGACTACCTGAAGATCCTCCACACCTGGACGGAGAAGATCCAATCCTCTCCCAGCGCCATCGAGCGCTCCGTCTACGAGGTGATTGGCAAGGAGTACCGGGGCAGCCGCGTCACGCAGATCGAGCTGCGCTTCAACCCCATGAAGCGCAACCTCTCCAGCGAGCTGGACCTGGACCACATCATCCACGCGGCGCTGCGGGGCATGGACCGGGCGGTGCTGGAGTACGGCGTGAAGGTGGGCCTCATCTTCTGCCTGGCCCGCGAGTTCGACCACAAGCTCAACAGCATCATCGTGGAGAAGGCCATCAAGTACCGCTCGCGCGGCGTGTACGGCATCGACCTGGCCGGCACCGAGCGCGACGCGATGGAGCACAAGCCTTCCCTCGCGGAGTATGAGGACCTCTACGCCCGCGCCCGCAAGGCGGGCCTCAAGTGCACCGTGCACACCGGCGAGACGGCCGGCACGGGCGCCAACGGCCTGATGGCGGTGGTGGAGAAGCTCAAGCCGAACCGCATCGGCCACGGCATCCGCGCGGCGTACGACGAGTCCGCGATGAAGGTGCTGCGTGAGAACAACATCACGCTGGAGCTGTGCCCCACGTCCAACATCCACACCAAGGCCGTGGAGGACCTGCAGGAGCTCAAGCACATCATGCAGACCTTCTGGGACCGCAAGGTGAAGTTCACCATCAACACGGACGGCCCCTACCTGCTGGAGACGGACATGCGGCGGGAGATTGAAATCGTCGAGTCCAATGGCCTGCTCACGACGGAGCAGGTGGACCAGGCGCTCGCGTGGGCGCGCGAGGCGTCCTTCATCCCGGGCTGA
- a CDS encoding quinone-dependent dihydroorotate dehydrogenase: protein MYGLTRALLFTLPPEPAHRLGMTGLAALGTWNARCRAMREHTLRRAPMDLSVELAGLKFAHPVALAAGLDKDAEAVDGLFACGFSAVEIGTVTPKPQPGNPKPRLFRLPEHRAVINRMGFNNHGAATAAERLKARTWKPGPLGVNIGKNKDTPLERAVDDYVACVDALAPLGDYVVVNASSPNTPGLRKLQEPEQLSALLLAVRERMEAVAKGTPLFLKIAPDLTPEAVDEVVDVAMARGLSGLIATNTTLTRPVEHVHAKEAGGLSGAPVRELSNAVIRRAYQRSRGALPLIGVGGVFTAQDVYEKLRAGATVVQVYTGFIYEGPGMVDRILPELGALLTRDGFASVRNVIGVDAAA from the coding sequence ATGTACGGCCTGACTCGCGCACTGCTCTTCACGCTGCCCCCGGAGCCCGCGCACCGGCTGGGCATGACGGGGCTCGCGGCCCTGGGGACGTGGAACGCCCGCTGCCGCGCCATGCGCGAGCACACGCTGCGCCGCGCCCCCATGGACCTGTCCGTGGAGCTGGCGGGGCTGAAGTTCGCCCACCCGGTGGCGCTCGCCGCCGGGTTGGACAAGGACGCGGAGGCCGTGGACGGGCTGTTCGCCTGCGGCTTCTCCGCCGTGGAGATTGGCACCGTCACGCCCAAGCCCCAGCCGGGAAACCCGAAGCCACGCCTGTTCCGCCTGCCGGAGCACCGCGCGGTCATCAACCGCATGGGCTTCAACAACCACGGCGCGGCCACCGCGGCGGAGCGCCTCAAGGCCCGCACGTGGAAGCCCGGCCCGCTGGGCGTGAACATCGGCAAGAACAAGGACACGCCGCTGGAGCGCGCGGTGGATGACTACGTGGCCTGCGTGGACGCGCTCGCGCCGCTGGGCGACTACGTCGTCGTCAACGCGTCCTCGCCCAACACGCCGGGCCTGCGCAAGCTGCAGGAGCCGGAGCAGCTGTCCGCGCTGCTACTCGCGGTGCGCGAGCGGATGGAGGCGGTAGCCAAGGGTACGCCGCTGTTCCTGAAGATCGCCCCGGACCTCACGCCGGAGGCCGTGGACGAGGTGGTGGACGTGGCGATGGCGCGCGGGCTGTCCGGGCTCATCGCCACCAACACCACGCTCACCCGCCCCGTGGAGCACGTGCACGCGAAGGAGGCCGGCGGCCTGTCCGGCGCTCCCGTGCGCGAGCTGTCCAACGCCGTCATCCGCCGCGCATATCAGCGCAGCCGGGGCGCCCTGCCCCTCATCGGCGTGGGCGGCGTGTTCACCGCGCAGGACGTCTACGAGAAGCTGCGCGCGGGCGCGACCGTGGTGCAGGTGTATACGGGCTTCATCTACGAGGGCCCGGGCATGGTGGACCGCATCCTCCCGGAGCTGGGCGCCCTGCTGACCCGCGACGGCTTCGCGTCCGTGCGCAACGTGATCGGCGTGGACGCGGCCGCGTAG
- a CDS encoding SMI1/KNR4 family protein — protein sequence MGFFIAEPVGSGPPLTDAMVARAEATLQRRLPPAYVAILRERNGGVPVRRCIRTTAPTSWAPDHIEISTLLGIGFEDGLDGELGSAYMVQEWGYPDIGLVICHTPSAGHDTVMLDYSECGPHGEPRVVYVDEDRSVLILAPDFSSFIHSLRESLGAKE from the coding sequence ATGGGTTTCTTCATCGCCGAGCCAGTTGGGTCGGGACCGCCACTCACCGACGCGATGGTGGCTCGCGCGGAGGCAACGCTTCAACGTCGCCTGCCTCCGGCGTACGTGGCCATCCTGCGTGAGCGCAATGGCGGCGTTCCTGTCCGACGCTGCATTCGTACGACCGCACCGACATCCTGGGCGCCCGATCACATCGAGATCTCGACCCTGCTGGGAATTGGCTTTGAGGATGGCCTCGATGGCGAACTGGGCAGTGCGTACATGGTCCAGGAATGGGGATACCCGGACATTGGACTGGTGATCTGCCACACGCCTTCTGCAGGGCACGACACCGTGATGCTCGACTACAGCGAATGTGGCCCACACGGTGAGCCGCGTGTCGTCTACGTGGACGAGGACAGGAGCGTCCTCATCCTTGCCCCTGACTTCTCCAGCTTTATCCATTCCCTACGCGAGTCCCTGGGGGCCAAGGAGTGA
- the gcvH gene encoding glycine cleavage system protein GcvH, producing the protein MSDTIPQDLKYTKEHEWARATGKTVVVGVTHHAQESLGDVVYVELPKLGATLTEGKNFGVIESTKAVSDLYAPISGTVVKVNEDLTGSPSLINSDPYGKGWIVEIEPSDASQVDKLLDAAAYEPHTK; encoded by the coding sequence ATGTCTGACACCATCCCGCAGGACCTGAAGTACACGAAGGAGCACGAGTGGGCCCGTGCCACGGGCAAGACCGTGGTGGTGGGCGTCACGCACCACGCCCAGGAGTCGCTGGGCGACGTCGTGTACGTGGAGCTGCCGAAGCTGGGCGCCACGCTCACCGAGGGCAAGAACTTCGGCGTCATCGAGTCCACCAAGGCCGTTTCGGACCTGTACGCCCCCATCTCCGGCACCGTGGTGAAGGTGAACGAGGACCTCACGGGCAGCCCGTCCCTCATCAACTCCGACCCGTACGGGAAGGGGTGGATCGTGGAGATCGAGCCCTCGGACGCCAGCCAGGTGGACAAGCTCCTGGACGCCGCTGCCTACGAGCCGCACACCAAGTAG
- the folD gene encoding bifunctional methylenetetrahydrofolate dehydrogenase/methenyltetrahydrofolate cyclohydrolase FolD, protein MTAQLIDGKAVAARVRAEIKEEVARLKAERGITPGLAVVRVGEDPASKIYVTGKKKAAEEVGFNSWEHHPDENITQAELLALVHRLNEDPAVHGILVQLPLPKHIDADAIIAAVKPEKDADGFHPMNAGNLLLGRPATRACTPYGVMRLLEEVGCNPAGKRAVVVGRSNIVGKPQALMLLQKDATVTVCHRKSDLPSEVAQADILVVAVGVPELVKGAWIKPGAVVIDVGMNRKADGKLVGDVEFAAAAERASFITPVPGGVGPMTIAMLMKNTLEAAQRAGK, encoded by the coding sequence ATGACGGCTCAGTTGATTGACGGCAAGGCAGTGGCGGCGCGCGTACGGGCGGAGATCAAGGAGGAGGTGGCGCGCCTGAAGGCGGAGCGCGGCATCACCCCGGGGCTCGCCGTGGTGCGCGTAGGGGAGGACCCGGCGTCCAAGATCTATGTGACGGGGAAGAAGAAGGCCGCCGAGGAGGTGGGCTTCAACTCCTGGGAGCACCACCCGGACGAGAACATCACCCAGGCGGAGCTGTTGGCGCTGGTGCACCGGCTGAACGAGGACCCGGCGGTGCACGGCATCCTGGTGCAGCTGCCGTTGCCCAAGCACATCGACGCGGACGCCATCATCGCGGCGGTGAAGCCGGAGAAGGACGCGGACGGCTTCCACCCGATGAACGCGGGCAACCTGCTGTTGGGCCGCCCGGCGACGCGGGCGTGCACGCCCTACGGCGTGATGCGGCTGTTGGAAGAGGTGGGGTGCAATCCGGCGGGCAAGCGCGCGGTGGTGGTGGGCCGCAGCAACATCGTGGGCAAGCCGCAGGCGCTGATGCTCTTGCAGAAGGACGCGACGGTGACGGTGTGCCACCGCAAGAGCGACCTGCCGTCGGAGGTGGCGCAGGCGGACATCCTGGTGGTGGCGGTGGGCGTTCCGGAGCTGGTGAAGGGCGCGTGGATCAAGCCCGGCGCGGTGGTGATCGACGTGGGCATGAACCGCAAGGCCGATGGGAAGCTGGTCGGCGATGTGGAGTTCGCCGCCGCGGCGGAGCGCGCTTCGTTCATCACGCCGGTGCCGGGTGGCGTGGGCCCGATGACGATTGCGATGCTGATGAAGAACACGCTGGAGGCGGCTCAGCGCGCGGGGAAGTAA
- a CDS encoding Smr/MutS family protein, which translates to MSQRPPKKKEAEFQNNPFKSAIKTLQDQQKQEKEAAAAAEAAKKKAAAAPKLAKAPKARPEDDDVGLFFAAMDGVKQVTNRGQAPQVNPRLPEIIDDNAEALAQLSDLVAVDGPLSFTGSDESFEGASPGVDPNLLRSLRRGDFSVQDRLDLHGKTQREAQAAVERFLSDSRRAKRRCVLIVHGRGLNSKDQIPVLKDAVRDLLSQKRLERMVLAFCTARPQDGGAGAVYVLLRR; encoded by the coding sequence ATGAGCCAGCGTCCCCCGAAGAAGAAGGAAGCGGAGTTCCAGAACAACCCGTTCAAGTCCGCCATCAAGACGCTTCAGGATCAGCAGAAGCAGGAGAAGGAGGCCGCTGCCGCCGCCGAGGCCGCGAAGAAGAAGGCCGCCGCCGCGCCGAAGCTCGCGAAGGCCCCCAAGGCCCGCCCGGAAGACGACGACGTGGGCCTCTTCTTCGCCGCCATGGACGGCGTGAAGCAGGTGACGAACCGCGGCCAGGCCCCGCAGGTCAACCCGCGCCTGCCGGAGATCATCGACGACAACGCGGAGGCGCTCGCGCAGCTGTCCGACCTGGTCGCCGTGGACGGCCCGCTGTCCTTCACCGGCTCCGACGAGTCCTTCGAGGGCGCCTCCCCCGGAGTGGATCCCAACCTGCTGCGTTCACTGCGCCGGGGCGACTTCTCCGTGCAGGACCGGTTGGACCTCCACGGCAAGACGCAGCGCGAGGCCCAGGCCGCCGTGGAGCGCTTCCTGTCCGACAGCCGCCGCGCCAAGCGCCGCTGCGTGCTCATCGTCCACGGGCGCGGTTTGAATTCCAAGGATCAGATCCCGGTGCTCAAGGACGCGGTGAGGGATCTGCTGTCGCAGAAGCGGCTGGAGCGCATGGTGCTGGCGTTCTGCACTGCCCGTCCGCAGGACGGCGGAGCCGGCGCGGTCTACGTCCTGCTGCGCCGATAG
- a CDS encoding TerB family tellurite resistance protein, with protein MAGLLLGGPWAIVLGLIVGTALGHYFDEQHATPPDFPELFSDFPATFEPPPKQAPLSQGPGEFPIVQAPDEDPLDRDITALFVDVARADGEMRREEVREVRHFFEQVLHADTHTVQAVRRHLKDFLSHPTTLDAPAALASCRDSLPSGERLRLLDSLYEMALADGPLQRSEREALKRMAVGLDVPDAKAQALAEQHLGDATAHYETLGLPPEATDAEVKSAYRKLAARYHPDKASHLGPRAAEQAARQFQAVRDAYEEIRRLRGL; from the coding sequence ATGGCCGGCCTCCTCCTCGGCGGGCCCTGGGCCATCGTGCTCGGCCTCATCGTGGGCACGGCCCTGGGGCACTACTTCGACGAACAGCACGCCACGCCTCCGGACTTCCCGGAGTTGTTCAGCGACTTCCCCGCCACCTTCGAGCCTCCGCCCAAGCAGGCCCCCCTCTCCCAGGGCCCCGGCGAGTTCCCCATCGTCCAGGCCCCCGATGAAGACCCGCTCGACCGGGACATCACAGCCCTCTTCGTGGACGTGGCCCGCGCCGACGGAGAGATGCGCCGCGAGGAGGTCCGAGAGGTCCGCCACTTCTTCGAGCAGGTCCTCCACGCCGACACCCACACCGTCCAGGCCGTGCGCCGTCACCTCAAGGACTTCCTCTCCCACCCCACCACCCTGGACGCCCCCGCCGCCCTCGCCTCCTGCCGGGACTCCCTGCCTTCGGGCGAACGGCTCCGCCTGTTGGACTCGCTCTATGAGATGGCCCTCGCGGACGGTCCCCTCCAGCGCTCGGAACGCGAGGCCCTGAAGCGCATGGCCGTGGGCCTGGACGTCCCGGACGCCAAGGCCCAGGCCCTGGCCGAACAACACCTGGGCGACGCCACCGCCCACTACGAGACGCTGGGCCTGCCTCCGGAGGCCACCGACGCGGAGGTGAAGAGCGCCTACCGCAAGCTCGCGGCCCGGTACCACCCGGACAAGGCCAGCCACCTGGGCCCCCGGGCCGCCGAGCAGGCCGCCCGTCAGTTCCAGGCCGTGCGTGACGCCTACGAGGAAATCCGCAGGCTGCGCGGCCTGTAG
- a CDS encoding ADP-ribosylglycohydrolase family protein, whose protein sequence is MNREERIAGGLYGLLIGDALGVPYEFHRPERIPPPEAIEYDPPPGFDRAHHRVPPGTWSDDGAHALCLLDSLTYQKRLDCEDLGRRLVNWQDWGYLAVDGDVFDVGIQTSTALRRLRDGTPAMLAGPNGTMDNGNGSLMRVLPLALWHQGKDAALVSDAMAQSRVTHGHMRAQVCCALYCLWARRILEGTADPWAEAVATFRDLYVEGFPQREELEAHIRPDDPAPGTGGGYVVDCLRSARACVANGKTYEEVVRSAIRLGHDTDTTAAVAGGIAGLIHGLNGIPHRWRSQLRGQELVEPLLERLMKSLG, encoded by the coding sequence ATGAACCGCGAGGAGCGCATTGCGGGAGGGTTGTATGGGTTGCTCATTGGCGATGCGTTGGGCGTCCCCTATGAGTTCCACCGGCCGGAGAGGATTCCGCCTCCGGAGGCCATCGAATACGACCCGCCGCCTGGGTTTGATCGCGCGCATCACCGTGTCCCACCGGGCACGTGGTCGGATGACGGTGCCCATGCGCTGTGCCTGCTGGATTCACTGACGTATCAGAAGCGGCTCGACTGCGAGGACCTGGGCCGGCGGTTGGTGAACTGGCAGGACTGGGGCTACCTCGCCGTCGACGGCGACGTGTTCGACGTGGGCATCCAGACCAGCACAGCCCTGCGCCGGCTGCGCGACGGCACCCCGGCAATGCTCGCGGGCCCCAATGGCACGATGGACAATGGCAATGGTTCACTGATGCGTGTGTTGCCATTGGCCCTGTGGCACCAGGGCAAGGACGCGGCGCTCGTCTCGGATGCCATGGCTCAATCGCGCGTCACGCATGGCCACATGCGCGCCCAGGTGTGTTGCGCGCTGTACTGTCTTTGGGCCCGCCGCATCCTGGAAGGCACCGCGGATCCCTGGGCCGAAGCCGTGGCCACCTTCCGCGACCTGTACGTGGAAGGCTTTCCCCAGCGTGAGGAATTGGAGGCGCACATCCGTCCAGACGACCCGGCACCGGGAACGGGCGGCGGCTACGTCGTGGACTGCCTGCGCTCCGCTCGCGCCTGCGTGGCGAACGGGAAGACCTACGAAGAGGTCGTCAGATCCGCCATCCGGCTGGGCCACGACACGGACACGACGGCCGCGGTCGCGGGCGGCATCGCGGGCCTCATCCACGGCCTGAACGGGATTCCGCACCGCTGGCGTTCCCAGCTGCGCGGACAGGAACTCGTGGAGCCGCTCCTGGAGCGGCTCATGAAGTCCCTGGGCTGA
- a CDS encoding OmpA family protein encodes MPTFSLERLDPNPGLGPLTMGNGELLAPGDLRISLMAHYQHSSLRIPNGLLEPSLVLSRTTGLVSLAVGVLPWLELQAQLPGVIHQSGADLSTSLSIASPSRSGLGAPRLAARLGLLGTSAPEAFHLALDLDARLPVGGSGALARDRGIRGQGRIMMGKRWGAVAPALELGVLLRRAVSDSSVERINGVGNELRAGAGLTVGYAFRAEVSALGAYSWRQQRVSGELLGGLRYAPVRPWEFFAMGGAGLGSEPGTPRFRVLAGLALLFDKPPPPPPEDIVYELVQGLPRAPVEPQLEPEPTPSEPSRPEPSAEEAWSETDTDGDGVVDTLDACIHEQGTREHGGCPESADPLVSLTRERLVLHGQVFFEVGATTLPGRSRVLDQVARVLLEHPEVARVVIEGHTDVEGSSASNQRLSLARAEAVRDYLVRKGVPAERLEARGLGARRPAGSNGTRAGRGENRRAELLLILGEPTSARSIPAPPPP; translated from the coding sequence TTGCCCACGTTCTCGCTGGAGCGATTGGACCCGAACCCGGGCCTGGGTCCCTTGACGATGGGGAACGGGGAGCTGCTGGCGCCCGGGGACCTGCGCATCTCCTTGATGGCGCACTACCAGCACTCCTCCCTGCGGATCCCGAACGGACTGCTGGAGCCCTCGCTGGTCCTGTCCCGGACCACAGGACTGGTGTCGTTGGCTGTCGGTGTGTTGCCCTGGCTGGAGCTTCAGGCCCAGCTTCCGGGTGTCATCCATCAGAGTGGCGCGGACCTGAGCACCTCGCTGTCCATTGCCTCGCCGTCACGCAGCGGACTGGGCGCGCCGAGGCTCGCGGCCCGGCTGGGTCTGCTCGGGACCTCCGCTCCCGAAGCCTTCCATCTGGCGCTCGACCTGGACGCGCGGCTCCCCGTCGGTGGTTCTGGCGCGCTCGCTCGCGACCGGGGTATCCGCGGCCAGGGGCGGATCATGATGGGCAAGCGTTGGGGGGCGGTGGCTCCGGCGCTGGAGCTGGGCGTACTCCTGCGTCGCGCGGTGTCCGACTCCTCCGTGGAGCGCATCAACGGCGTGGGCAACGAGCTTCGCGCGGGTGCGGGATTGACCGTGGGCTATGCCTTCCGCGCGGAGGTGTCCGCGCTCGGCGCGTATTCCTGGCGACAGCAGCGCGTCAGTGGCGAGCTCCTGGGCGGCCTGCGCTACGCACCCGTCCGGCCCTGGGAGTTCTTCGCCATGGGCGGCGCGGGCCTGGGCTCGGAGCCGGGGACGCCGCGCTTCCGGGTGCTCGCGGGACTGGCGCTGCTCTTCGACAAACCGCCGCCTCCTCCCCCCGAGGACATCGTCTACGAGCTGGTCCAGGGGCTGCCACGCGCCCCTGTTGAACCCCAGCTCGAACCTGAGCCCACACCTTCCGAACCCTCCAGGCCCGAGCCGTCTGCGGAGGAGGCCTGGAGCGAGACCGATACGGATGGGGACGGCGTCGTGGACACACTGGATGCCTGCATCCACGAGCAGGGAACCCGAGAGCATGGTGGCTGCCCCGAGTCCGCTGACCCGCTCGTCTCACTGACACGCGAGCGGCTCGTCCTCCATGGTCAGGTCTTCTTCGAGGTCGGCGCGACCACCCTGCCGGGCCGCTCGCGTGTCCTGGATCAGGTGGCGCGGGTGCTGCTCGAGCATCCGGAAGTGGCGCGCGTCGTCATTGAAGGGCACACCGACGTGGAGGGCTCGTCCGCCTCCAACCAGCGCCTGTCCCTGGCCCGCGCGGAAGCGGTGCGTGACTACCTCGTGCGAAAGGGTGTCCCCGCCGAGCGGCTGGAGGCGCGAGGACTCGGTGCGCGCCGGCCGGCGGGCTCTAACGGAACGCGGGCCGGTCGGGGAGAGAACCGCCGCGCGGAGCTGCTGTTGATCCTGGGCGAGCCCACCTCAGCCCGGTCCATCCCCGCGCCGCCTCCTCCCTGA
- the metF gene encoding methylenetetrahydrofolate reductase [NAD(P)H] has protein sequence MKIRNCLNPSKPSFSFEFFPPKTDAGVASLLRTVEELAPLEPGFVSVTYGAGGSTRDRTVELVTHIKQHSGIEAMAHLTCVGHTRDELRDVLRRLDAAGIENVLLLRGDPPQGQATFEPVPGGFRYAEELVRFVREEDFNFCIGGACYPEGHVETASREDDLKHLKAKVDAGMDFVVTQLFFDNAFYFDFVERARRVGINVPIVPGIMPITNYEQVQRFTRMCGATVPMRLALQMERVKDQPDAVVQLGVAHATVQCMELLARGVPGIHFYTLNKSPATRMIVGALKVRS, from the coding sequence ATGAAGATCCGCAACTGCCTCAACCCCTCCAAGCCGAGCTTCTCCTTCGAGTTTTTTCCTCCCAAGACGGACGCCGGCGTGGCCTCGCTCCTGCGCACGGTGGAGGAGCTTGCGCCGCTGGAGCCGGGGTTCGTGTCGGTGACGTACGGGGCGGGCGGGAGCACGCGCGACCGGACGGTGGAGTTGGTCACCCACATCAAGCAGCACTCCGGCATCGAGGCGATGGCGCACCTGACGTGCGTGGGGCACACCCGCGACGAGCTCCGTGACGTGCTGCGCCGGCTCGACGCGGCAGGCATCGAGAACGTTCTCCTCTTGCGAGGGGACCCGCCCCAGGGGCAGGCGACCTTCGAGCCGGTGCCTGGGGGTTTCCGCTACGCGGAGGAGTTGGTCCGATTCGTCCGAGAAGAGGATTTCAACTTCTGCATCGGGGGTGCGTGCTATCCGGAGGGCCACGTGGAGACGGCGTCGCGCGAGGACGACCTCAAGCACCTGAAGGCCAAGGTGGATGCGGGGATGGACTTCGTGGTGACGCAGCTCTTCTTCGACAACGCCTTCTATTTCGATTTCGTGGAGCGGGCGCGGCGGGTGGGCATCAATGTCCCCATCGTTCCCGGCATCATGCCCATCACCAACTACGAGCAGGTCCAGCGCTTCACGCGCATGTGCGGCGCGACAGTGCCCATGCGCCTGGCGTTGCAGATGGAGCGCGTGAAGGATCAGCCGGACGCGGTGGTACAGCTGGGCGTGGCGCACGCCACGGTGCAGTGCATGGAGCTTCTGGCGCGCGGCGTGCCGGGCATCCACTTCTACACACTGAACAAGTCCCCCGCGACGCGGATGATCGTGGGCGCGCTGAAGGTGCGGTCATGA
- the gcvT gene encoding glycine cleavage system aminomethyltransferase GcvT — protein sequence MTRRTPLNEAHRKLGARMVDFAGWDMPVQYSSVIGEHEAVRNAVGLFDVSHMGEIEFTGPGALETVNRLISNDLARIQDGQAVYAGLLNDVGGFVDDVVAYRFSPERILICVNSSNREKDFTWMKARAEGVTPVDRSDEFAQIAIQGPKAVDLVQRLTRADLSKVGTYRFTEGEVAGVKAIISRTGYTGEDGFELYCAAGDAVKLWDALLEAGQPDGVKPCGLGARDSLRTEMKYALYGNDIDDSHTALEAGLGWIVKLDKAGGFIGKDALVAQKARGVERKLVGFELTGAGIPRHGYPLLKDGARVGEVTSGTMGPTVKKSIGMGYVPANLATEGSTFDVEIRGRAVPAVVVKTPFLKKS from the coding sequence ATGACCCGGCGTACGCCCCTCAACGAGGCCCACCGCAAACTGGGGGCCCGCATGGTCGACTTCGCGGGCTGGGACATGCCGGTGCAGTACTCGTCCGTCATCGGCGAGCACGAAGCCGTGCGCAACGCCGTCGGCCTCTTCGACGTCTCCCACATGGGGGAGATTGAGTTCACCGGCCCCGGCGCGCTGGAGACCGTGAACCGGCTCATCTCCAACGACCTCGCCCGCATCCAGGACGGACAGGCCGTCTACGCGGGCCTGCTCAACGACGTGGGCGGCTTCGTCGACGACGTCGTCGCCTACCGCTTCAGCCCCGAGCGCATCCTCATCTGCGTCAACTCGAGCAACCGCGAGAAGGACTTCACCTGGATGAAGGCGCGCGCGGAGGGCGTCACCCCGGTGGACCGCAGCGACGAGTTCGCGCAGATCGCCATCCAGGGCCCCAAGGCCGTGGACCTGGTGCAGCGCCTCACGCGGGCGGACCTGTCCAAGGTGGGCACCTACCGCTTCACCGAAGGGGAGGTGGCCGGCGTGAAGGCCATCATCTCCCGCACGGGCTACACCGGCGAGGACGGCTTCGAGCTGTACTGCGCCGCCGGCGACGCGGTGAAGCTCTGGGACGCGCTGCTGGAGGCCGGGCAGCCGGACGGCGTGAAGCCCTGCGGCCTGGGCGCGCGCGACTCGCTGCGCACGGAGATGAAGTACGCGCTGTACGGCAATGACATCGACGACTCGCACACCGCGCTGGAGGCGGGCCTGGGGTGGATCGTCAAGCTGGACAAGGCGGGCGGCTTCATCGGCAAGGACGCGCTCGTCGCGCAGAAGGCCAGGGGCGTGGAGCGCAAGCTCGTGGGCTTCGAGCTCACGGGCGCCGGCATCCCGCGCCACGGCTACCCCCTCCTCAAGGACGGCGCCCGCGTGGGCGAGGTCACCAGCGGCACCATGGGCCCCACGGTGAAGAAGTCCATCGGCATGGGCTACGTGCCCGCGAACCTCGCCACGGAAGGCTCCACCTTCGACGTGGAGATCCGCGGCCGCGCCGTGCCCGCCGTCGTCGTCAAGACCCCCTTCCTCAAGAAGTCCTGA